GCAGAAAGCCAATTTGCTTTAGAACGCATATGTTTTGCAATAAGTACATTTTCAAAAGCAGTTAAGTCTTTAAAAAGTCGAATATTTTGGAATGTACGTGCTACATTAAGTTTTGTAATCTGATCCGGAGTCTTTTTGACTGTGGTTGTATATTTCCCATAATTTTGCCCTGCATAAATTTTTTTCATGGGTCCTTTGGGATAATTGCAAGCAATCATTTTATCTTTAAAATATACAGCGCCATTGGTAGGAGCATAAACACCTGTAATAACGTTAAAAGCAGTTGTCTTCCCGGCACCGTTAGGACCTATTAATGAAACTATTTCATTTTCATTGACTTCTAATGAAAGATTATCTACAGCCACTACGCCGCCAAACTGCATTGTGATATCTTCTAGTCTTAAAATATTTTTAGGCAATTTTTGAACCCCCTTTACTAGAGGACTTCGATCTTAGCTTATTGATGCTTTTTGCAAATCGATCCCATGAAAATTCATTTCTTCCCATAAGCCCTCTCTGATAGAAGAGTACAACTAAAAGCAATACTACTGAGAAAATAACCATACGGAATCCTGTTCTGAAAAGAGGTACTTGGAAATTTCCAATATATAAAGGATTATCAAAGAAACGAAGCCACCATTCTTTACACACAGTTACCAGAATGGAAGAGAGTATACTTCCTGTAACACTGCCAATTCCACCGATAACAACAATCAGTAAAATATCATAGGTTAAAGATACTGTAAAGGTTTTTGCATCAATTGAACGCATAAACATAGCAAGCATTCCTCCGCTGACAGCAGCAAAGAAAGAACCAATAATAAAGGACATGGATTTATGCTTAAAAAGGTTAATACCCATAGCTTCTGCGGCAATTTCATCTTCTCGTATTGCTTTAAAAGCTCGCCCGTAGGTACTGCGTATTAAAAGAATCATGAATGCAATACACACTGCAGCAATTAGAAATACTTGGATCAATGAAGAAAACCCTTGTATTTTCTTAAGACCATAGGAGCCATTGGTAATAGTATCCATTTGTGGACTTGAAATAATTGCTCTTATGATTTCAGAAAAGCCCAAGGTTGCAATTGCCAGATAATCGCTTTTTAGTCTTAATACTGGAATTCCGATTAATGCTGCAAATAAAGCAGCTACTAGTCCTCCTGCTATTAAAGCTATATAAGGAAGCATAGCCTGGAACCAAGAAGGAGTAGTTTCCAACCAGCTTTTTAATGCAAGGATAGATGGTGAAACACCGCTCATATAATACACTTCTTCGATACTATTCATAGGAATGAGGAAAATAGCAGTAACATAGGCCCCTATTGCCATAAAACCGGCTTGCCCTAAAGAAAAAAGACCTGTAAATCCTGTAACAAGATTCATAGAAACTGCAACTACCGCCAAAATGATACCTTTTGTCAGTACTGTATAAGCCATCCCATATTTAGCTTTGTTGCTTTCAAGTAAGAAAAGAAAAGCAAGAGTAATAACAGCAAGAATTAACGAATAGATTACTTTTTTTGATGTCTTCATACGAGCCCCTTCCTATACCTTATCGATAATTTTTTCGCCGAACAATCCTGTCGGACGGAACAATAAGATAATGATTAATAATGTAAAAGTGAATGCATCGCTAAATGTGGAATATCCCATTGCTACCAAAATAGTCTCACATAATCCGATCACAAAACCACCAACCATAGCACCGGGAATACTGCCAATTCCACCGAGAACTGCAGCAACAAAGCATTTTAATCCAGGAAGCATTCCACTAAAAGGAGTTACGGACATTCGATCTGTAAAATAAAGGATGGCGCCAACCGCTGCTAGGAAAGAACCGATTGCAAATGTTGCGCTAATAACATTATTGATCTTAATTCCCATGAGCTGTGCTGTTTCAAAATCCTTCGATACTGCACGCATTGCCATACCTATTTTTGTATTATTAATTAAAAACATAAGACCTAGAACCAAAATAATGGTCAATACTGGCGTGATAAAAGTTACTAAAGAGGAAGATACATTTCCTATTTGGAAAATTTTCTTAAGGAACGGTATCTCCGGAAATGCACGGGGAAGTGCGGTAAATAAATATGTTGCCAGGTTCTGAAGCAAATAGGATATAGCAATTGCCGAAATCATAATTGACATACGAGGTGCAGAGCGAAGGGGTTTGTAAGCTACACGCTCAATTAATACACCTAAAACAATGGTTAAAATACATACCAATGGAATTGCAATTGGCCATGGAAGACTTACCATTGCAAAAATCATAAAATAACCTGCCATCATAAAAATATCTCCATGGGCGAAGTTGATTAATCTTAGAATGCCATATACCATCGTATAGCCTATGGCAATCAATGCATACGCACCACCCAAAGATATACCTGTTAATAGATGCTGAAATATAGTTGATAGACTCATGTGCTGCCCTCCAAAACATTTTAATATTTACTTGATGAGTAAATAATTTCCTATATATCACTAAAAGTAACATAGGCTACCGCAAAAAAGTTTGCAGGCAGCCTTTAAAATCAATTATTGCACTGTTACGGTCTTTAAGAATTCAAATGCACCATTCTTAATTACTTTAATAAATGCCATGTCTTTTTTAGCATCCCCATTTTCATCGAAGGAAATGTGACCAGTAACACCATCAATTTCAACTTTAGCCAAAGCATCGCGAATAGCAACGGAATCTGTAGATTGTGCTTGCTTGATAGCTTCAAGTGCAACTAAGTAAGCGTCATAGCCTAAAGCAGATACTGCTGGGATGATCTCGGACTGATTGTTTTCTTTTAAGTATTCTTTAAAACCTTTCACAAAAGAAGCGGCCTCTTCAGTAGCAGGATCTGCTTCATCATAGAAAGTCGAAAGAACTACACCCTCTGCATGTTCTCCTGCATTTTCAATAATGGAAGAGTTTTCCCATGTGTCACCAGCCATAATTTTTGCTGTGATTCCAAGTTCGCGTGCTTGCTTGATAATTAATGGAGCAGTAGCAATTGAAGAAGGAGCAAAAATAACGTCAGGATTTGCTGCCTTTACGTTTGTTAAAATTGCCTTAAAGTCTGTTTGGTTTGTTTGGAATTGTTCTTCGCTCACGATAGCATTTTCACCGGCAAGAGATTTGAAAGCATCTACGAAATAACTTCCAAGACCGGATGAATAGTCATCCCCGAGCTGTGTAATAACTGCTGCTGTTTTAGCACCTTCCTGATATGCATAGTTAGCCATTACAGTGCCTTGGAATGGATCTAAGAAACATACACGGAAATAGTAATCATTTCCTAAAGTTACCTGAGGATTCGTACAAGAAGCTCCAATTGCAGGGATTTGTGCATCTGCAAAGAAATCACCTGCTGCAATGGAAACACCGGAACCATAGGAGCCTAAAACAACTTTAACACCAGAAGCAATTAAGCTTTGTGCCGCACTAACAGCCTCTGTTTTATCACTTTTATTGTCTACCTCCACTAATTCAATCTTATAGGTTTCACCATTAATATCAACAGTGGGGTAAACCTTATTTGCATAGCGAATACCTAGAACTTCCTGAAAGCCACCTCCTCCATTTTCGCCAGTAAGGGGTTCAAATACTCCTACTTTAATTACTTTGTCGCCGTTGGCGCTTCCTCCGTTTTCACCAGCAGGAGTGCTGCTACAGCCGGTAAATAAACCTGCAAACAAGGAGAAGCTAAGGCTTAGTGCTAATAATTTGCGTTTCATCATAAATCATTTCTCCTTTCATAATCTCTTTCAACGTCTTTGTAGTGAAGACATTTGTTTTTTATAAATATTATATTTTAGTAGTATAACACTATAGCAATGTGAATTCAAGAGAAAGAATAAATTTTTCACGATTTTTTATTTCTTTTAATAAAAGATTGTAAATTATCTGGAAAATCAATTGTTATAAATGATTGATGGAAAAAAATATTTCTGTATTAAACTAATTATTTTAAATAATTATATGATAACTCTGATTTGAAATTTCAATACAGTAAAAATTCAAAAAAATAGAAAAGGTGATCGTTATTAATTCAGGTTCAGTAAATTATTGAATATTTAAATGGTTAATAAGTTTGAGCTTTTTACTTAAGAATTAAATACGATAATTTATTGCATTTTTATCCAATTAATGCTATTTTATATATTATATATTAATGAAAATAAGCAAGTATTGTATTTATATCAAAATCATGCAAATATATTTGTCATAGGAGGTAAAAAAATGATTATAGATACTAATTTGGATGATTTCAAATTAAGACTTGCAGAGAGAAAAGATGTACCTTTAATTTTAGAATTTATAAAGGAATTAGCAGATTATGAAAAAATGTTAGATGAAGTTGTGGCGACAGAAGAAATTTTGACAGAATCTCTGTTTGAAAAAAAGGCCGCTGAAGTTGTGATCGGTGAATATCAAAATAAACCAGTTGCCTTTGCATTATTCTTCCACAATTTCTCTACTTTTTTAGGAAGACCAGGGATTTATCTTGAAGATTTATATGTTAAACCTGAGATGAGGGGAAAGGGTATAGGAAAAATGATGCTTTCTTTTCTTGCTCATTTGTGTGTTGAAAGAAAATGTGGAAGATTGGAATGGTGGTGCTTAGACTGGAATGAGCCATCCATACAATTTTATAAGAAAATGGGTGCAGTTCCCATGGACGAATGGACAGTATACAGAGTTACTGGGGATGCTTTGGATCAATTGGCTGCAGAATTTAACAGATAAAATTAAACTAAATATTAGAAAATAGAATCCGCTAAAATCGCGGATTTTTTTAGTTTCATTTCAAATTTATAATAATTTTTGTAGCCATATCGAAGAATACATGACATCAGTTTCAAAAAGAAGCAAAAAATAGGTATGTTATTACTCGTAATACTATTCGCGAAACACAACTTTAACGAATAGTAATAGCTAAAAAAAAGAAAAGTAGAAAAATTTATCTGAAAACACTTAATCCTTGTTGATCTAACTCTTTTACTTTCTTTATAATGCTATTTAATATCTCAATAATTTCACCGGACATTTGCTCAGCTTTTCTCAAAGTGTTCACACATGCATTTTGATTTTTTTCTTCAATGGCATCCATAATATCCAGAGCCAGTTTATGCAAATTATTGTGAACGGCATCAATTTTTTCCCAATCTTCTTTAAGTGTCGGATGTTCGATTTTGGTAGAATGATAAAAATGACCGAATTTGCATTTGCGTCCACTTGTCTGTATTGGCATTAATTGTTGATCCTCAACCATCTGCTTTAATGTATCTACCCATTTGATATGAGCATCTATTGCTTCCTCAATTTTTGCTATAAAGTCTTCATTTGACAGTGGATGGGCGCCTTCATTTACCGCTTCCATTAATTGTTTAACTATTTCAGAAACGTTGTCATCAACTTTTCCAATATAGTTGGCATAATTATGAGCTTTGTCTGAGTCTTCTGCAACTTTTTTTGCCATATGGCTGATATTTTCTGATTCTGTTGCAACAACTGTCATTGCCGTAGAAATTTCTTGTGAAGAAGCATTGATTTGCTGCATCATGCTGGCCAGTTCCGAGATGGTTTTTACAGTCATTTCAAGATGATTTACACTTTCTTTAAATGAATGATTTACTACTTCGAGTTTTTGTGACATGTCAGACATAGAGGAAATGGTATGATTCACACTTTCCATCCCTTCATTCGTTGCAGTTCTTATATTTCCAGTAAACATTTGCATTTCTTCTAATTTGGTTTTAGTATCTGATGCCAACTTTCGAATTTCTTCTGCAACTACAGAAAATCCTCTTCCATGTTCCCCGGCTCTTGCTGCTTCAATGCTGGCATTAAGCGCTAATAAATTAGTCTGTTCAGCAATAGAACCAACACCTGAAACAATATTATCCATTTTAGTAGAGATTTCTTCCAATAACCCTATCTTTTGAGACATAATTTCCGAATTCTTTAATACAATAGTTTTAATTTGATTGATTTCTTCTAATAAATGCAGTGTATTTTTATTGTCATCCATTAGATTTTCAGATTTAATGGACAAATCCTCTAAAATACTTGCATGATTTGTAATTGCATGGGTAACTTCATTCATGCTTGCCGTTGTTTGCTCAACAACCGCCATATTGGATTCACTGGAATGGGCTAATTCATTGGCGAATTTATTTAATTCCTTTGAAATAAAGGATAGATTAATATCAAAATTACTTAAAGCAGCCGATTCATTGAGCAATTTAAGGAGAAGATCTTTATTGGACATGCTCATGTTTAATAGTTTTTCAAAAAGCTCCAGAATAAATATATGGGGACCGTGAGTAACATTGGGACTAGGTACATTATTTCCTTTTAATTTTTCCTGAACATAATTTGTGACTGAATGAACTTCGTGACATTTTCTTTCTTTTTTAAACATATGTTTCCCCCTTAAAAATTCATTAATACAACTAATAGACATTATGTTACAATTATATATTATAACATTAGTTTAATGAAGATATAAATATTATTTTTTAAATAAATTAATATTTAAACTTATTAACTTATTTTTGAAAGTTTTATCAAAAAAGCCAAGGGATGATCCTTGGCCTTTGACTTGAAAGTGCTATAATAATTTTTCAATATGAGTTTCTAGGTCTTCAGGTGATACGGTAGGAGCGAATCTTCCTACTACCTTCCCATCTCTGTCGATAAAAAATTTAGTAAAATTCCATTGAATTTCATTTTCTTCCACTGAAAATTTTCCCTTCAGTTTTTGGCGTAATCCCTCCATCTGGCCATTATCTATATCCTTCGGTGCTTCTTGTTTTAAAAACTTGTAAAGTGGATCAGCATTTTCTCCATTAACTTCTATTTTGGCAAAAGTTTCAAAACTGGTGTTATAATTGGTTTTGCAAAAATTAACGATCTCTTCATTGGTCCCTGGAGCCTGATTAAGAAACTGGTTGCAGGGAAAATCTAAAATTTCAAAGCCTCTGTCTTTATACTTTTTATAAAGTTTCTCTAAGCCTTCATATTGGGGTGTAAAGCCACATCCTGTAGCAGTATTCACAATCAGCAGTACTTTCCCTTCATACACTCTTAACGAAACTTCTTTTCCATCTGCTTTTTTTACAGTATAGTCATATATTTTCATAAACATCCTCCTTATTTCTTAATTACTCCGCTCCATATTATCATTCCCTTAGGAGGATATTATTATAGCTGCATTTAATTTAAAAAGGGAACACCTTGGTTTTGTTCCCTTTTTAAATGTTTGTACTATGAAATTAGTCTGATCATTGAATTGGTCCGTTGTTTTTAATTGTATTTAATGCTTCCTTCAAATATCGTTTTTTATTGCTTTGACCGGCACGAATTTCTTTTAATTGACTAGGCGTTAATTCATCTGCTGATTCTTCTAGCAGAGCTTCGTTTTTTGCAATGTTCTCCATAGTCCTTGCCATCTTTTTAATGCCCTGTCGTCGCTCTTTA
The genomic region above belongs to Defluviitalea raffinosedens and contains:
- a CDS encoding glutathione peroxidase; protein product: MKIYDYTVKKADGKEVSLRVYEGKVLLIVNTATGCGFTPQYEGLEKLYKKYKDRGFEILDFPCNQFLNQAPGTNEEIVNFCKTNYNTSFETFAKIEVNGENADPLYKFLKQEAPKDIDNGQMEGLRQKLKGKFSVEENEIQWNFTKFFIDRDGKVVGRFAPTVSPEDLETHIEKLL
- a CDS encoding branched-chain amino acid ABC transporter permease encodes the protein MKTSKKVIYSLILAVITLAFLFLLESNKAKYGMAYTVLTKGIILAVVAVSMNLVTGFTGLFSLGQAGFMAIGAYVTAIFLIPMNSIEEVYYMSGVSPSILALKSWLETTPSWFQAMLPYIALIAGGLVAALFAALIGIPVLRLKSDYLAIATLGFSEIIRAIISSPQMDTITNGSYGLKKIQGFSSLIQVFLIAAVCIAFMILLIRSTYGRAFKAIREDEIAAEAMGINLFKHKSMSFIIGSFFAAVSGGMLAMFMRSIDAKTFTVSLTYDILLIVVIGGIGSVTGSILSSILVTVCKEWWLRFFDNPLYIGNFQVPLFRTGFRMVIFSVVLLLVVLFYQRGLMGRNEFSWDRFAKSINKLRSKSSSKGGSKIA
- a CDS encoding branched-chain amino acid ABC transporter permease produces the protein MSLSTIFQHLLTGISLGGAYALIAIGYTMVYGILRLINFAHGDIFMMAGYFMIFAMVSLPWPIAIPLVCILTIVLGVLIERVAYKPLRSAPRMSIMISAIAISYLLQNLATYLFTALPRAFPEIPFLKKIFQIGNVSSSLVTFITPVLTIILVLGLMFLINNTKIGMAMRAVSKDFETAQLMGIKINNVISATFAIGSFLAAVGAILYFTDRMSVTPFSGMLPGLKCFVAAVLGGIGSIPGAMVGGFVIGLCETILVAMGYSTFSDAFTFTLLIIILLFRPTGLFGEKIIDKV
- a CDS encoding methyl-accepting chemotaxis protein is translated as MFKKERKCHEVHSVTNYVQEKLKGNNVPSPNVTHGPHIFILELFEKLLNMSMSNKDLLLKLLNESAALSNFDINLSFISKELNKFANELAHSSESNMAVVEQTTASMNEVTHAITNHASILEDLSIKSENLMDDNKNTLHLLEEINQIKTIVLKNSEIMSQKIGLLEEISTKMDNIVSGVGSIAEQTNLLALNASIEAARAGEHGRGFSVVAEEIRKLASDTKTKLEEMQMFTGNIRTATNEGMESVNHTISSMSDMSQKLEVVNHSFKESVNHLEMTVKTISELASMMQQINASSQEISTAMTVVATESENISHMAKKVAEDSDKAHNYANYIGKVDDNVSEIVKQLMEAVNEGAHPLSNEDFIAKIEEAIDAHIKWVDTLKQMVEDQQLMPIQTSGRKCKFGHFYHSTKIEHPTLKEDWEKIDAVHNNLHKLALDIMDAIEEKNQNACVNTLRKAEQMSGEIIEILNSIIKKVKELDQQGLSVFR
- a CDS encoding ABC transporter substrate-binding protein, yielding MMKRKLLALSLSFSLFAGLFTGCSSTPAGENGGSANGDKVIKVGVFEPLTGENGGGGFQEVLGIRYANKVYPTVDINGETYKIELVEVDNKSDKTEAVSAAQSLIASGVKVVLGSYGSGVSIAAGDFFADAQIPAIGASCTNPQVTLGNDYYFRVCFLDPFQGTVMANYAYQEGAKTAAVITQLGDDYSSGLGSYFVDAFKSLAGENAIVSEEQFQTNQTDFKAILTNVKAANPDVIFAPSSIATAPLIIKQARELGITAKIMAGDTWENSSIIENAGEHAEGVVLSTFYDEADPATEEAASFVKGFKEYLKENNQSEIIPAVSALGYDAYLVALEAIKQAQSTDSVAIRDALAKVEIDGVTGHISFDENGDAKKDMAFIKVIKNGAFEFLKTVTVQ
- a CDS encoding GNAT family N-acetyltransferase, producing the protein MIIDTNLDDFKLRLAERKDVPLILEFIKELADYEKMLDEVVATEEILTESLFEKKAAEVVIGEYQNKPVAFALFFHNFSTFLGRPGIYLEDLYVKPEMRGKGIGKMMLSFLAHLCVERKCGRLEWWCLDWNEPSIQFYKKMGAVPMDEWTVYRVTGDALDQLAAEFNR